In the Desulforegula conservatrix Mb1Pa genome, one interval contains:
- a CDS encoding DUF3164 family protein: MNMQDYREDHKGRLVPVNLIDEIDLERDSLVKEIIGEARNVNSVLKTFKSRTMADVSAFCELSAEKYGVKRGGRKGNLSLLSFDGKSKVLIAISENLSFDERLHAAKELIDECLNEWTQDSRPEIKVLINDAFQVDKEGNISTTKVLSLRRLRIEDERWHRAMDAISQSVQVADTKSYIRVYERGGIEDAWQPVSLDISAA, translated from the coding sequence ATGAACATGCAGGATTACAGGGAAGACCACAAAGGCAGGCTGGTGCCTGTCAATCTGATCGACGAAATTGATCTGGAGCGTGACAGCCTGGTCAAGGAAATCATCGGGGAAGCAAGGAATGTAAATTCAGTATTGAAGACATTCAAAAGCAGAACAATGGCCGATGTAAGCGCGTTCTGCGAGCTTTCCGCTGAAAAATACGGAGTAAAGCGCGGAGGCAGAAAAGGAAATCTGAGCCTTCTGAGCTTTGATGGCAAATCAAAGGTTCTGATAGCGATTTCCGAAAATCTGTCTTTTGATGAACGTCTCCATGCCGCAAAAGAGCTGATTGACGAATGCCTGAACGAGTGGACTCAGGATTCGAGGCCTGAAATCAAGGTGCTGATCAATGACGCGTTTCAGGTGGACAAGGAAGGCAATATTTCAACCACAAAGGTTTTAAGCCTGAGACGCTTGAGAATTGAAGACGAGCGCTGGCACAGGGCAATGGACGCCATAAGCCAGAGCGTTCAGGTGGCAGACACCAAAAGTTATATCAGGGTGTACGAACGCGGCGGAATTGAAGACGCATGGCAGCCGGTTAGTCTGGATATTTCGGCGGCATAG